The DNA sequence AGAAGCTTCCCATCGCCAGCAGCGGGAAATGGAAAGGCGGTTAAAAACCGCCCGCCTGCCTGCCTCCTCTTCCCTGGAAGCCTACGATGCCACCGTGGAGAACGGCCTTCCTAAAAATCGCTTAAATCAGCTCAGGGAGCTTAACTGGTTAGATCAAATCTATAATATCATCCTGCTCGGTCCCAGCGGCGTGGGTAAAACACATTTGGCGGCCGGTCTCTGCAGAGACGCCATCCAGGGAGGGTACAATGCCTTCTTCCGAACAATGGAGGATATTATGAATATGCTGAAAATGAAAGACATGACCCGATCTGCCATGGCCGACTATAAACGCCTGACCAAGGCACAACTCATCGTCATCGACGATATGATGCTCTTCCCGGTAGAAAAAGCTCAGGCCGTCGCCTTGTTCAACTTCATTAACCATTTGTATGAAAGCACTTCCTTCATTATCACTACCAATAAGATGCCGGCTGAATGGGCAGGCCTGCTGGGCGACGAGGTCCTGGCAACCGCTCTATTGGACCGCCTGCTCTACCGGTGCGAAGCCATCACACTCACCGGAAAAAGCTATCGTTTAAAGCATCGAAAATCTATCTTTGAACACTCCACTGCTTAACCTATATTTGACCCGGTAATTGTGCACCCTTGTTTCCAAAAACTGTGCATTCCTAATTGCCAAAAACTGTGCACTTTGAGTTTCCGGTTACATGCTGTCTTCTCTGTTTGACAGCTATGAGTATATCGTACTCAAAAAAGATAGTAATGATGATAAACAGGTGTTCGGTGAAATCTCGGAAATTGTTTCATTTAACGACAGGCTGATAATTTTTGATAACGATGTGGCAAACGGGCTATTTGTATATGATAATAGCGGCAATTTTATTTTTTCACTGTTAAACGGCGCCGGTCCTTCAGAGGTTCGGGGGATCGAAGATTTTTGTATAGATGAAGAGAATAACAACGTATTGGTATTGGATAACGGAAATAAAACTATAAAATTATTTTCCCTGGAGAGCGGAGAGTTTTTAAACAGTTTTCCCTTAGATCATTTTTGCCAAGGTATAGCATACGTTGGAAATGGAAATGTGATTCTAAGTGTCAGTGAAATGACTGCAGAGGAAATTTACGACGGAGCCAAACTAATATTAAAGAATTTAGATCAACCGGGGGCTATCACTATACCTGTTTTTGTTAATGAATCAAATCGTTATCTTTCATTTGGCGGAGGTGGTACTAAGTTTCTTAAAACCAGTTCTGAAATTTACTTTTCACAAGCATTCGGGAATGAAATTTTTATGTTTTCACGAGAAGGCGGAAGGCCGCTAAAAAAGCTGTTTGTTGACTTTGGCGCTAATGATTTGAGAAATCATGCGAAAAACATCACGGACGTAGAAAGCCTTACCAAATATGCTGCCCACTCAAACTCGGCCCGTCTTTTCGGTATGTATAATTCGATAGCCAAGAACAATTTAATATATATGGTCAGCAATCAGGAATCATTTAACTACCTTCTGGTAAGTAAAGATTTGAATGAATATATCGCCTATAAAAGTATTGAAAACGATCTGTATAACTTACCGGCAACGTTCCTGGCAGGTTATTCCAACAGCGGGGAGGCTTATACTTTTATTGATCCGGAAACTATTCAATTCTATCTTGACCAGGGCTTTGAATTAGAGGAGCCATTGCGCGAAAAATTAGGGGATTTTGACATACTTAATAGTAACCCGGTTATTGTCAGACTGTATAATAAATAGACGCATGCTACGATTCTACAAAACAAAATCCGGTTTCCGGGCAGTCAATTGGCTTTTTTTAATGACACTCCTGGCAGCGGCGATTTTAACTGCTTGCGGAAATTCTGGAAAAGAACGAGACAGTCTATTAGCAGTCAGCGATTCCGAGTCCCTATATAAAGTCAGTATTGATATTGATACCCTTGTCGAGCGGCATATAAGCTTATCAAGCGTAATGAAAGATAGCAAGCTGATCAAACTGGAGACATCCGATGAGTGCATGCTTGGAAGGGTGCAAAGTGTTCAGATTTTTGATGAAAAATTATTTATCGGCGATGCAGAAGGTACAGTGCTAGCCTTCGATATGGATGGACAATTCCTTTTTAAACTGGGAAATAAGGGGAAAGGGCCGGGGGAGTATATTAATGTCACCTCCTGGTATATTGACGGAATAAAAAACCAGGTTGTATTATTAGATAACGCGCAGCATAAACTGCTCTTTTTTAGTGGGGATGGAGAGTTTGTGTCGGAAGAGAATTTCTCATCGGTTTATTCCTCCGATGCGGTGCCTGCAGGGAAAAGCCAGGTGATCTTTTATAACGATTTTAACCATGCAAACAGGGACACTCCCTTTGCTTTAATGGTTTATGACCTTGAATCAAAGGAGATGGTAGCGACCGCCTTTCCGATCGAATGGGTAGAACCCGGATCTTATTTGAGTGAATCACCTTTTGCCAAGGACGGGAATAACATTTATTTTAAGCAATGCCACTCCTACCAAGTTTTCCGGATTAATACGGCCAGTAATACAGGCGGTATCGATATTCAACCCTATTTTGAAGTTGATTTTGGTGAACAGAACCTGCCTGCCGGCTTTATGACGAAGGAATTTGACAATAAGCGAATGGATATGGTGGAAAATGAAATTTACAAGCAGAAAAAGTATATAAGGAATGTTGAGTACGATATGACGACTGACTATGTATTGTATTCTTTTTCGGTGGGCCGGAACGTTTTTTATGGAATCTATTCAAAATCAGACCGGAAGAATATACTGTTTAACGGTACCAAAAATGACGTTTATCATTTACCGACATTTGGCATAAAGCTACTGCCGAACAATATGGCCTATGCTGTCGTTTACCCTGAATTTGTATATAGCGCTAGGGAGAGCTATTTGAAAAATGACCATGAAATGCCGGCAAAGATGAAAAACTACCTGGATGAAGTAGCAATTTCTGATAATCCCTCGATTATTATTGGAAAAATGGACCTGAACTAAGGGATCAGCGGTGAACACGACGGACAATGAAAGAGTTGGCCCCTGCATGCAAGACCATAGTCCCTCCCCATCTCCCGACTTTTAAAAAGCCCCCGGAGGTTTCACTTCGTAAATAAACAAAACCGGATTATCGCTGGCCTTAATCTTTGATGACAAGTCATATAATGGGAGTTTTTGAGAAGACCGCTTTTTCAGGAGCCGTTCATGTGTTTTAATCGTGGCTGCGTATTCGATAAAGGCAATCTTGTTGGCGTCCACTGGCAGATAGTTCGATAGTGTAAAGTTAAACCGGTCGTTTGTTATACTTTTGAAGCCCTGCAATTCCTGCTTCTGTTTGTCATAAAGGAAAATACCCAGGTTGGTTTGAAATAGCAACAGCTGTTCGGTGTCAATAACATCGTAAATGGAATAGACATAATATTGGGCCTGGATTTCATCAACTGCGTCCTCCGGCGAATGAGCGTTAAACAGATTGTCAGGAATAGTATGCGGGCCGAAATCAATTGCATATTTAACGGAAATCTCGTTTTCACGGATGCTGTAAATACGGTTATCGAACCTTTTCGTGAAAAACAGCGAAGAATTTTTGTTTAGAAGCTGTCCTCTGTGAGAAAGGAACTTATTTATGGACGTGTAGTCGGGATTTATCGGCAAATGTCGTTCTATTATATTTCCCTCTGCATCCAATACCTCCAGGTGAAAGGGATTCGGCTCGTTGTTAAAAGCTTCAAAATTCCGACAGTAATAGTAGTTGCCGTCTCTGACGGCTTCGAGGTATAATTTTTTTGTATGAATTTCCTTTACAAATTTTCCTGAGTAGTCGTAGATCTGAATTTTATAGGGCTTGTCGCACAGAAGAAGAATCTGTTTGTTGATTCTGTCCAGAAAGAAACTGGTGAGCTGGAGGTATTCATTAGGGCCGCGGCCTATACGTTGAATATGGTTGAGGTATTTTCCATCCGTATTAAAGATCACGAGTTTTTTTAAGCCTTTATCGAATATAAACAACAGGCTGTCATCTAACCTGATAGTTTCTGCGCGCCTGATCAGCGATTCCTCCCTTGTTTCCAGGTAAATTGGACGGTAAGCTTCAAAATAGGCGCTGTCGATTACACTCCTTTCATACTTATCCAAAGAAATCGCGATTGCCTCCGAATCGGACACCGGGGATGAATCCGAAGAACCGGTAGCGCAGGATACACTTAATCCTGCAATTAAAACGAGTAATGCAGCGATTAAATATGAGTGGATCTTCAAGCACTTCTACCGCTAGCGTCAAACATCCTTACGATCGCATAGCTAAGCGGAAGTACCAGGCTTATTACGATTTCTTTTGTTTCGAAATGAAAATTGAATATGATAATGGATAGTCCGCATAGGAACCATAAAACGCCGGTTGCCAGGAAAAAATTCCTGAAAAGATCACCTAATTTTTGCATGTTCGTATTTGTTACTCAAATTTTGTTTCGTTTAAATATATAATTAAATGATTATCCGCAATTATACCTGGCCTTTCCGTACCATGTATCGGCAACAGCAGCAACTATAAGCCGATCAAACAACTCTTTCCCAAAGTAGCGTCGGTTGACTTTATAGCAGAACTCATCGAGGTAGTTCTGAAGGTAGTCTGCTTTCACCTGATGGTTGATGCCCAAAAGGGCACGTTTAGCATTACTGATCATCGTATGCACCCAGGGTAGTACCTTGGAGGCTTCCTCAGGCTTAACGGTTCTCCGGACATGTTTGGAGACAATTTCGCTCAGTCTGTTAAAACCGCGCCACCCATCGCTCTTGATGGTCGTCACCGCCCGGGTACCACCCTGAACGGCTTGATTTACCGTAAGTGCTGAACTGTCAGGCACCACCACCATTTTCACGTAACGGAATGAAGATGATTTCTTATGCTTCTTGGGACGGCCTACTTTGGGTTCCACCTTGGCCATGACCACGACTTTGCTCTGCCCCTGGCTGCCACGGCCTCTTTTGGGAGGTTCATCGTCTTTCTCCTCTGAATGGGTCTTGAAAAAAGCATCATCCAATTCCACCACCCCTTCAAAATCATACTGCTCATCCCGAATGCCCATTACCGAGCGCAGCTTGTGCATCATGGCCCAAATGGGCTCATACCGTTTATGACCCAGCTGGCGCTGAAGTTCCAATGCCGAAATCCCCTTCTTGGTCATCGTCATCAGGTAAATCGCATATAACCAGTATTGAAACGGAAGTTTGGAACTTTCCATCACCGTTCCGCTACGAAGCGTTAGCCGATAACGGCAGCGTTTACAGTCGTGCGAATTGTAGGTCGTATTCCAATAATGCTCCCGGCTACCACATTTCTTACACACGATGCCCTGACGTTCCTTTATTGCTCTAAAATGAGCAATGCAGCTCGCCTCGTCAGGATACCGTTTTACAAACTCTATAAAATTCATAATCGCTTCTTTGATGCCCTAATATAAGCATTTAGGTAGTATTACGGACAATCATTTATAATTATTTACGTGGTTTTTCAATGAAAAATTACGACATTGATTTAATTGCACGACTGTCTGATGTATAGGAAACGCGTGTCCGATTCCGGACACGCTCCTGTTCGCAGGCGGACACGGCGCCCATAGAAACAAGGTTTATTGCCTCCGTGCGGACGTTTTTTCGCCTGGCCGCGTTATTGCTTCTTCCTGGAAAACGCTAAACCATGCTAAGGAATTACTTCAGAAGCGCCCTTAGAACTCTTTGGAAGAATAAGGTGTTCAGCCTGATTAATATAGCCGGGCTATCGCTGGGGATGGCCAGTATTGCTACGCTGGCCGTATTGGTCAACCAATATGTCAGCACCGATGATTTCTTCGCAAATAAAGAGCGGATGTATTACCTGAAAACCTTTACGCCGGACGGTCAAAGCTACCGGCAGACAACCTTTCCCTTGCTTTATGAAATTGAGCGTACTTGCCCGGAGGTGGCGGCGGTGACGCATTGGCAGGGGTATGACGCGCCCTGGTTAACGTTTGGCGAAAAGGAGATACAGGAGCAGACATATTATGTAGATACGGCGTTTTTGGAGGTGCTTTCTTTTCCGATGAAGGAAGGAAATGCGGCGACGGCCCTGGATAAGGAATATTCGGTGGTCATCAGCGAAAGGGTTCGTCAGCAATTATTCGGAGAGGAACCGGCTGCGGGCAAGTTTATTTCCGTGAACGATACGCTCCAGGTAAGCGTAACGGGAGTTATAGCGATCCCGCCAAATTCCTCGTTAAAAGGCGATGTGTTTTTCCCGATGGAATTCCTGAAAGGGCAGGTGCAAGGTTTTGATGAAATGGCCAACTGGTACAACACCTTCGCCGAGAGCTACCTGCTGCTGCATCCGGATGCGGACATTGAACAATTGAACGCAAAGATCAATGGGTTAGTGCAGCGGTTTTATCATGAGGGCCACCGGGATGCGGAGGTAAGGGTAGCGCCGTTCAGCGACCTGAAAACGGAATCGGGAGATCTCGTGCAGAAAATAATTATCGGGGCGGGCGCATCGGCCGGGTTTATCCTGCTGATCATGGTCATTAACCTGATCAACCTGAACATGGCAACGGCCCTGGGGAGATCAAGGGAAGTAGCTGTTCGCCGAATAATCGGGTCCGGAAAAGGAACGATCGCGCTGCAGTTTTGCCTTGAGAACGCCTTGCTGATGGTCGCGTCCCTGGCGATTGCCTTCGGCGTTTTCAAAGGGATTTTGCTTCCCTGGACCAGCGAGATCGTGGGAGGTCAGCTGGGAGAACTTTATTTCCGGGAAGGCCAGGCGCTGCGTGTTTCCCTGCTAATGCTGCTGGTGGCTTGCTTCGTTGTATTGATCGCCGCGGGCCTGCCCGCTATGCGCTTAACCTCCCTGAAAGTAACCGAGGCGGTAAAAGGCCTTCGTGCCAGGGGGAACTATAGTTTACGGAACGTTTTTATTACACTGCAATTCGCTCTGGGGATCGTATTTCTTTGTATCGCTGTGGTACTCAACAGGCAGATCCATTACATGAAAGCGGCGGCTCCGGGGTTTAACAAAGAGAATTTGGCAGTGGTTGACCTGGACCTTGCTTTCAGGAACCGGGAACAGGCTGCAGGCCGCCTGAACGGTGTGCTGGCGGATCTGCGGGCAAACCCTTATGTGGAAGGTTTTTCCACTTCACAGGTAATACCTACGCGTTATGATCAGAATTACAATCAGTTCATGGAGCCGGGCGGGAATAAAGAGGTTCATCTGCGGCAGGTGACCGTTGACGCCGGATTCGTATCTGCCTTCCAGATTCCCATTGTGGAAGGGCGGAATTTCAATGATGAACTGGAGGCCACCGAAGGAAATAAAGTGATCATCAATGAAACGGCCGTCAAGGAATTCGGCTGGTCCGAACCCATCGGCAAGACGCTTGTCGAGGGGAGCAATACAAGAAACACCTTAACGGTCATTGGAGTGATGAAAGACTTTCATTACAATAACCTGAAAGATCCCGTAGAGCCGCTGCTGCATTGGTATGGGGGGAAACAAGGCCTGAACTACAACCGGTACCTCAGTATCCGGGTAGGCGGCGGGCATTCGGCGGAAGTGCTGGCCGGCCTGGAACATGCATTTGCCGGAATACCTTCGCGAAAAGCCTTTTCCTTTCAACATATGAGCGATCTGGTGGACAAACAGTACTCCCTGGTGGAAGGCATACTCCGGATCACCAGCTACGTGGCGGTGCTTGCTATTCTTATTGCCTGCATGGGCATCCTTGGATTGGTGGTGCTGGTTGCCCGGCATCGCACCCGGGAAATCGGCATCCGGAAAGTCCTGGGCGCCACCGTGGCCAGTGTGGTTGCCCTGCTCGCGCGGGATTTTGTGAAGCTGGTGCTGATCGCCGTATTGATCGCAACGCCTTTAGCCTGGTACCTGATGCAGAAATGGCTCGAAGACTTTGCCTACCATGTTGATATCCACTGGTGGATGTTCGCGCTCGCCGGCCTGCTGGCGGTGCTGATCGCCTTGCTGACGGTGAGCTTCCAATCGATAAAAGCGGCCCTGGTGAACCCGGTGAATTCCCTGCGATCGGAATAAGAAGAGCCCCGGGGCTCAGCCGCCTCTGAAATTACGGATACTATAGGTAAAGGAGAGCATGAAGAATTGCTGCAGCATATTGGTGCGTTGATCTTCAATATACAACTCGGTCACATTCCTTTCGATGCTGTTATTTTGTTTCAGCAGGTCATTGACCGCCAAACAGATTTCGCCTCGGTCGCGTTCAAACAGCAGTTTGCTGATACTCAGGTTCCAGAGGAGAAAGTTACTGTCGTAACCTGCCGATGTGCCTGCATTTACACGATGATTCAATTCGGTTCGGAAAACGACACCTTTCCCAAATACAAAGTTGCCCCTGAAGTGAGTTGACTGGTTAAAATAATTTGTATTCAGCTGCGGGCGAACGGTGTTTTCAACAATGCGATAGGCGGAACGGGTGGATATGTTAAAATCGACTTTTTCGCTGATATTGCTGCTCAGGGAAATGCCGAGCCCAAAGTTATTGGTACTGGAAAAGGTTAGTTCATTATTGATCATGCCCGGCCTCCTGAAATAACCGGCCGAGCCGTTCAATTCAAGATTAGAAGCAATGAAAGGAACAGGTTGCCCATAGCTGACATGTGTTCGGACATCCCAGTTGCCTTCAGCAAGGTTCACCGGCCGGGTGAATTGTGAGCCTCGTTCCAGGACAATGTCTTTGCTGAGCTGTATGGGTTCTTCGGCAATGATCGTGCTGTTTGAAATCGTGTTTTTAGTGACGGAACCCTCAATCCGTGCATAAAATAGTTTGTTCGTTTCCGCGTCAAAGCTTTTGTAGCGCAGGTAAAGCTGGTTCCGGTAAGATTGACGTAATTCCGAGTTGCCGGTACGTATGTGCAGGGGGTTGGCATTGTGAATCACTTCCTGCAGCTGACCCATAGATGGTTCGTCTGTGTCTGTCCGGTAATCCAGCCGGAGGTTTTCGGATTCCGAAAACCGGTATTCCACTTCTACAGATGGAAGCAGGCTGTGGAACGTACGCTCCATATTGTATGGTTTGGGGAATACCTGGCTGTTTTCCAGGCTGGCCTGCTGGTATTCCGCTTCCAGTTCCACATTCAGTTGCTTAGTGCTGTACTGGTAGCCGGCTTCTATTTCCTGGCTTATGTAGTTGTTTTCAAATGTATTGCTAAGCAAGGTATCCAAAAGGGTATAATCGCCTGTTTCGGCTGCAAGATTGAATGCCTGCTCGTCCGAACGGTTCCGGTTATTGCCTGCGCCATACTCTATTTCTATTCTTGCGTTGTCTCCAACCGGCTCGGTGTAGGAGAAATTAAGATCCCAGGAAACCTGCCGGTTGTCAGGGTTTATAAACTGGTCCAATGTTTCATGAGGATCCTCACGGCTAAAAAAGGTGTTGTCTGCAAGGCGGAACGTTTCGCCTTGATCCCTGTCAATCCCCGTTTCCAGCCTGGTGGAGAACGTACGGCCTTTCTTTGGAAACCGGTGACGGTAATGAATTTCGTTTTCGAATTCCAGTTCTGACCCCTTGTAGGAGGAATTGTTTTCGGTTTGGTTAACCGGGCCCCGGTCATTGGCCGTATGTCCGAGGAAATAGGAAATGCCATGATCCTGTTCGACAGAAAAGCGGGGCTCAATTACGAGTTCGTTTTCTTCATTCGGGTCGTATTCCAGCCGCATCCGGAGCCGCTGCCCTGCCCAGGTGCTGTTCCGGTTGTTTTCTTCGGAATAAATCTGGCCGGAATCGCTGGAAAGAATGTAATCGCGGAATTGCAGGCGCTGGCTGAAGTTCTGGCGATGGTGGTAAGAATAATTGCCGCTTAACTCAAGTTTCTCTCCCCATTCGTCATTGTAATTTACAGAAATACGGTTAGTGGTGGCGTTGCCTTCGGAGCCGCCCCGCAGTTCACCTCCTGGCGTTTCCCCTATGGAATAACCGGAAGTATTTATGTCGTTGCTTACACCGGTTACCGTGATCCTTCTCTCCTCATTAAAAAAATTTACGCTGGCCCCTGCCATGTACCGTTGGTCGGTGCCGTAACCCAGGGAGGCCTGCCCGAACTGACCGCGCCTGCGGTCGGGCTTGGTAACAATATTAATGGCCTTGGTTTTGTTTCCATCATCGAAACCGCTGAATTCAGCCTGGTCGCTTTGCTTGTCAAAGACCTGGATATTCTGAATGATTTCCGCCGGCAAATTTTTAAGCGCCGCTTCCACATCTCCCTCGAAGAAGGGTTTCCCGTCAACGAGGATTTCCTGCACCGTTTCTCCCTGTGCCTGTACCTGCCCGTTCAGGACCTGGATGCCCGGCATTTTTTCTATGAGATTTTCAGCATTGGCGTTGTGCGATGTTTGAAAGGCGGAAGCATTAAACTGCGTGGTATCCCCCATTTGCTTTCCCATGGCAGGCGCGCCGGTCACCTGTATGCCATCGAGGGTCAGGGATGCTTCCGGGAGAAAGATAATTCCCAGGTTCAGGTTTTGCGTGGCCCGGATCGTTTTGACAAAGGGTTCGAATCCCAGGTAATCTATCTTTATCGTGTATTCGCCGGGGAGTACCTTCTCAAAGCGAAAGGTGCCATCGGAGCCGCTGATAGCTACCATGGGTGAACTTGCGGAAGGTGTTCCGGGCTGCCCTTCCAGGCGAACCGCCGCGCCGGGGACGCCACTTGTATCCGCTTCGCTTTTTATCGAGCCGAAAAGGGAATAGGCCTGGGAGTACGCCTGGAGAACAGTCCATGAAAGAAAAAATACAAGTAAAAGAATTCTCATCGGGAATGCGCGCTTATTTAAGACAATTATACATAATTCTTCCGATGTGCCTGGTGATTACTACTGCTGTCATGGCGGCACAACTATTGCGACCTTTTGGCTGGCAGCAAAATCCTGCCTGCCGGCAAATCCTGCCTGCGAACAGAATTTTTGAAATCAACCATACAAAAACATGAAAGCCATTGCATTAGTTCCAGGAACCACTACTGTTTCATTGAAAGACGTACCCGAACCTGCTATTGAACATACGGACGATATAAAGATTAAAATATCACAGGTGGGGATTTGCGGCACGGACCGGGAGCAGGCGGAAGGCGGGCGGGCGGACGCGCCTCCGGGCAGGGGGAACTGATCATTGGGCATG is a window from the Anseongella ginsenosidimutans genome containing:
- the istB gene encoding IS21-like element helper ATPase IstB — its product is MTEKKEQIKHLCKQFKMSGIAHSLDTLIAQGESQEMGLTEFTWNLLETEASHRQQREMERRLKTARLPASSSLEAYDATVENGLPKNRLNQLRELNWLDQIYNIILLGPSGVGKTHLAAGLCRDAIQGGYNAFFRTMEDIMNMLKMKDMTRSAMADYKRLTKAQLIVIDDMMLFPVEKAQAVALFNFINHLYESTSFIITTNKMPAEWAGLLGDEVLATALLDRLLYRCEAITLTGKSYRLKHRKSIFEHSTA
- a CDS encoding 6-bladed beta-propeller, with amino-acid sequence MLSSLFDSYEYIVLKKDSNDDKQVFGEISEIVSFNDRLIIFDNDVANGLFVYDNSGNFIFSLLNGAGPSEVRGIEDFCIDEENNNVLVLDNGNKTIKLFSLESGEFLNSFPLDHFCQGIAYVGNGNVILSVSEMTAEEIYDGAKLILKNLDQPGAITIPVFVNESNRYLSFGGGGTKFLKTSSEIYFSQAFGNEIFMFSREGGRPLKKLFVDFGANDLRNHAKNITDVESLTKYAAHSNSARLFGMYNSIAKNNLIYMVSNQESFNYLLVSKDLNEYIAYKSIENDLYNLPATFLAGYSNSGEAYTFIDPETIQFYLDQGFELEEPLREKLGDFDILNSNPVIVRLYNK
- a CDS encoding 6-bladed beta-propeller, whose amino-acid sequence is MTYLIVTRLLSDCIINRRMLRFYKTKSGFRAVNWLFLMTLLAAAILTACGNSGKERDSLLAVSDSESLYKVSIDIDTLVERHISLSSVMKDSKLIKLETSDECMLGRVQSVQIFDEKLFIGDAEGTVLAFDMDGQFLFKLGNKGKGPGEYINVTSWYIDGIKNQVVLLDNAQHKLLFFSGDGEFVSEENFSSVYSSDAVPAGKSQVIFYNDFNHANRDTPFALMVYDLESKEMVATAFPIEWVEPGSYLSESPFAKDGNNIYFKQCHSYQVFRINTASNTGGIDIQPYFEVDFGEQNLPAGFMTKEFDNKRMDMVENEIYKQKKYIRNVEYDMTTDYVLYSFSVGRNVFYGIYSKSDRKNILFNGTKNDVYHLPTFGIKLLPNNMAYAVVYPEFVYSARESYLKNDHEMPAKMKNYLDEVAISDNPSIIIGKMDLN
- a CDS encoding 6-bladed beta-propeller, giving the protein MDKYERSVIDSAYFEAYRPIYLETREESLIRRAETIRLDDSLLFIFDKGLKKLVIFNTDGKYLNHIQRIGRGPNEYLQLTSFFLDRINKQILLLCDKPYKIQIYDYSGKFVKEIHTKKLYLEAVRDGNYYYCRNFEAFNNEPNPFHLEVLDAEGNIIERHLPINPDYTSINKFLSHRGQLLNKNSSLFFTKRFDNRIYSIRENEISVKYAIDFGPHTIPDNLFNAHSPEDAVDEIQAQYYVYSIYDVIDTEQLLLFQTNLGIFLYDKQKQELQGFKSITNDRFNFTLSNYLPVDANKIAFIEYAATIKTHERLLKKRSSQKLPLYDLSSKIKASDNPVLFIYEVKPPGAF
- a CDS encoding IS1595 family transposase; this encodes MNFIEFVKRYPDEASCIAHFRAIKERQGIVCKKCGSREHYWNTTYNSHDCKRCRYRLTLRSGTVMESSKLPFQYWLYAIYLMTMTKKGISALELQRQLGHKRYEPIWAMMHKLRSVMGIRDEQYDFEGVVELDDAFFKTHSEEKDDEPPKRGRGSQGQSKVVVMAKVEPKVGRPKKHKKSSSFRYVKMVVVPDSSALTVNQAVQGGTRAVTTIKSDGWRGFNRLSEIVSKHVRRTVKPEEASKVLPWVHTMISNAKRALLGINHQVKADYLQNYLDEFCYKVNRRYFGKELFDRLIVAAVADTWYGKARYNCG
- a CDS encoding ABC transporter permease, with the protein product MLRNYFRSALRTLWKNKVFSLINIAGLSLGMASIATLAVLVNQYVSTDDFFANKERMYYLKTFTPDGQSYRQTTFPLLYEIERTCPEVAAVTHWQGYDAPWLTFGEKEIQEQTYYVDTAFLEVLSFPMKEGNAATALDKEYSVVISERVRQQLFGEEPAAGKFISVNDTLQVSVTGVIAIPPNSSLKGDVFFPMEFLKGQVQGFDEMANWYNTFAESYLLLHPDADIEQLNAKINGLVQRFYHEGHRDAEVRVAPFSDLKTESGDLVQKIIIGAGASAGFILLIMVINLINLNMATALGRSREVAVRRIIGSGKGTIALQFCLENALLMVASLAIAFGVFKGILLPWTSEIVGGQLGELYFREGQALRVSLLMLLVACFVVLIAAGLPAMRLTSLKVTEAVKGLRARGNYSLRNVFITLQFALGIVFLCIAVVLNRQIHYMKAAAPGFNKENLAVVDLDLAFRNREQAAGRLNGVLADLRANPYVEGFSTSQVIPTRYDQNYNQFMEPGGNKEVHLRQVTVDAGFVSAFQIPIVEGRNFNDELEATEGNKVIINETAVKEFGWSEPIGKTLVEGSNTRNTLTVIGVMKDFHYNNLKDPVEPLLHWYGGKQGLNYNRYLSIRVGGGHSAEVLAGLEHAFAGIPSRKAFSFQHMSDLVDKQYSLVEGILRITSYVAVLAILIACMGILGLVVLVARHRTREIGIRKVLGATVASVVALLARDFVKLVLIAVLIATPLAWYLMQKWLEDFAYHVDIHWWMFALAGLLAVLIALLTVSFQSIKAALVNPVNSLRSE
- a CDS encoding outer membrane beta-barrel protein; protein product: MRILLLVFFLSWTVLQAYSQAYSLFGSIKSEADTSGVPGAAVRLEGQPGTPSASSPMVAISGSDGTFRFEKVLPGEYTIKIDYLGFEPFVKTIRATQNLNLGIIFLPEASLTLDGIQVTGAPAMGKQMGDTTQFNASAFQTSHNANAENLIEKMPGIQVLNGQVQAQGETVQEILVDGKPFFEGDVEAALKNLPAEIIQNIQVFDKQSDQAEFSGFDDGNKTKAINIVTKPDRRRGQFGQASLGYGTDQRYMAGASVNFFNEERRITVTGVSNDINTSGYSIGETPGGELRGGSEGNATTNRISVNYNDEWGEKLELSGNYSYHHRQNFSQRLQFRDYILSSDSGQIYSEENNRNSTWAGQRLRMRLEYDPNEENELVIEPRFSVEQDHGISYFLGHTANDRGPVNQTENNSSYKGSELEFENEIHYRHRFPKKGRTFSTRLETGIDRDQGETFRLADNTFFSREDPHETLDQFINPDNRQVSWDLNFSYTEPVGDNARIEIEYGAGNNRNRSDEQAFNLAAETGDYTLLDTLLSNTFENNYISQEIEAGYQYSTKQLNVELEAEYQQASLENSQVFPKPYNMERTFHSLLPSVEVEYRFSESENLRLDYRTDTDEPSMGQLQEVIHNANPLHIRTGNSELRQSYRNQLYLRYKSFDAETNKLFYARIEGSVTKNTISNSTIIAEEPIQLSKDIVLERGSQFTRPVNLAEGNWDVRTHVSYGQPVPFIASNLELNGSAGYFRRPGMINNELTFSSTNNFGLGISLSSNISEKVDFNISTRSAYRIVENTVRPQLNTNYFNQSTHFRGNFVFGKGVVFRTELNHRVNAGTSAGYDSNFLLWNLSISKLLFERDRGEICLAVNDLLKQNNSIERNVTELYIEDQRTNMLQQFFMLSFTYSIRNFRGG